GGTCATCCAGGAGCAGAACGCCGTCCCCGGTGCGACGAACCGGCTGCTGGCGCGCTGGGCGCGGGCGGTCTGCGTGCCCTTCGCGGAGGCGGGCCGGTTCTTCCCACCGGGGACGCCGGTGGTGGTCACGGGCAATCCCGTGCGCCCCGAGATCCTGACGGTGCGCAGGGACGAGGCCCGGGCGCGGCTGGGCATCGGCGCCACGGAGCCGGTGGTGTTGGTGACGGGGGGCAGCCGCGGGGCGGAGCGGATCAACCGGGCGGCCCTGGAGCTGGCGGTGGCCATGGCCGGCTGGCCCGAGGGCGTGTTGCTCTGGGCCTCCGGCGAGCGCTATCACGGGGAGCTGCGGATGCGGCTGGAGCGCCGGCTGGCGGCCGCCGGCAGCCAGCCGGCGCGGCGGGTGCGGCTGTTCCCCTACATCGACGACATGCCGACCGCCTACGCGGCGGCGGACCTGTACGTCGGTCGCGCGGGGGCCACCACCCTGGCGGAGATCACCGCCCGGGGGCTGCCGGCGATCCTGGTCCCGTCGCCCCACGTAGCCCACCACGAGCAGGACGAGAACGCCCGGGTGCTGGCGCGGGCCGGCGCGGCGGTGGTGATCCCCGACGGCGAGCTGACCGGCGCCCGGCTGGTGGCGCTGGTGCGGGAGCTGTTGGCGGATCCGGCGCGGCTTGCGGCCATGGCCCGGGCGAGCCGCCAGCTGGGGCGCCCCGACGCCACCGGCGCCATCGTCGACCGGATCCTGGACGCCGTCGGGGCGCCGGTGTCGGTCCAGGGGGGGCTAGGGGCGGCCGGGGCCGGGGCGGGCGAGCCGCCGGCCGGGACAGGGCACCGGGTCCGGCCCGTCTGCGAGCCAACGGGGCCCGCCCCTTCGGCCCAAGGGGCCGCCGGGGTCAAGGCGGCCGCGAAGGCGGCCGCGGGCCGGGCCGCCGGGCCGGGTCGGGCGGCGGCACGGGAAGGGCCTGCACAGGAGTCGATGGCGGTGGACCGGGAGACCATGGCGCGCGAGCTGCAGTCACGGGTCAAGGGACCGGTGCGGATCGGCGAGCCCCTGGCGCGCTACACCACCTTCCGCATCGGTGGGCCCGCCGACGTGCTGGTGGAACCGGTCGACGAGGAAGACCTGGCCCGCGCCCTGGCCTGGGCCCGGGACCACGGCGTGCCCGTCACCCTGCTGGGCGGCGGGAGCAACGTGCTCGTCCCCGACGAGGGCCTGCGGGGGCTGGTGGTCCGGGTCGGGCTCGACGGCATCCGTTGGGAGGATCCCGACCCGCAGGGACGATGCGGGGTGGTGGTGGGGGCGGGGACCGTGCTGGCCCGTCTGGTCCACGAGGCGGCCCGCCGCGGGTACCAGGGCCTGGAGCCGTGCGCCGGGATTCCCGGGACGGTGGGCGGCGCCCTGGTGATGAACGCCGGGACCCGCGACGGCACCATCGGCCAGGTGGTGGACTGGGTCCGGGTGGTGGAGCCCGGCGGGCGGCTGGCCGTCTGGCCCCGGGAACGGTGCGGGTTCACCTATCGTTCGAGCCGGATGCAGGTCGAGGGCGTGCCCGTGGTCGCCGCCCGGCTCGTGCTGGCACCCGGCGACCGGCAGGCCATCGCGGCGGCCATCCGCCGGTACACGGCGTACCGCCAGCGCACCCAGCCGCTGCGCTACCCCAATTGCGGGAGCGTGTTCAAGAACCCGCCCGGGGACGCCTCGGGCCGGCTGATCGAGGCGTGCGGGCTGAAGGGGCTGCGCCATGGACGGGCGCAGATCAGCGACCAGCACGCGAACTTCATCATCAACCTGGGCGGGGCGACCGCCGAGGACGTGCTGGCGCTGATGACCACCGCCTGGCGGTGCGTCCGCGACCGCTTCGGGGTGGTCCTGGAGCCGGAGGTCCGCCTGCTGGGCTCCCTCGCCCGGCGCTGGCCGCCGGACCCGGTGGCCCCGGCCGGTTCGTCCGACCCGAACCAGGCCTGATCCGGCGGGGCGCTCGGCCGCCCTGCGGGCGCGCCGCGCGGGTTGCCTCAAGGGGCCACGGCGCTCGCCCCCGCAACGGACCATCGCGAGAGGCCGGCCCGGGATGGGGGGCGCCGGCCCCCGGGGGCGGGCCGGTGACCCCGGCTGGCTCCGAAGCGCCGCGGCGGGCCGCCTCCGGTCCGGGTGCGTCGACGTCCGCCGTCCGGGGCGCGGGGTGGGAGGGAGGAGCGTGGTTCCCGAGGGGACGAGCCGTTGGGCCCTGGAGGTGCGCCGGCGCCGGCTGCGGGCGCGGCGCCTGGTCGCGGGGGCGGGCGTGGCGGCGCTGCTCCTCGGCCTCTACCTGTTCATGAGCTCACCCTACTTCGTCCTGGACCACCTGCGCATCCGCGGCTACCAACGGCTGGATCCGGCCACCGTGCGGGAACTCGCCGGCATCCCTCCCGGCACGCTGATCTGGCGCGTCGACCCCAATGCCGTGGCTCGACGCCTGGAGGCCCATCCCCGCGTGGCGGGCGCCGTGGTCCGGAGGGAGTGGCCCCGCGGGCTCGTGATCGAGTTGCGGGAGCGGGCGACGGTGGCCGTGCTGGTCGACCGGGACGGCCCGCGGTGGGCGGAGTTGGATGCCCAGGGACGCATCCTCGCGTCGGGCCGGGGCGAGCCGCCGCGCCCGGCCGCGCCGGCGGCCGGGGGCGGCTGGCGGGCCGGCGCGCCGCCGACCGAGGGCGGCGACGGGGCCGGAGCCGGGGATGGCGCCGACGCCGTCCCGGTGCTGGTGTGGGACGCGCCCTCGGCGGGGGACGCCCGGAGCGCCGTGCCGCCGATCGCCTGGGAGCCGGGCCGGTTCGTCCCGGATCCCCTGGCGCGGGCGGCGGCGGTGGCGGCCGCCCTGGAGGCCGCCCGGTTGCCCGAGCCCGTGGTGCGCCTCGTGGCCCGGCCGGGGGGCCTGCTGGAGGTGCAGCTGGTCAGCGGGATCCGCGTCCACTGGGGTCGCTCGGACGTGGCGCCGTCCGCCAAGGTGCGGGCGCTGACCGCCGTGCTCGCCGCCGTGGACCGGGACGCGGCGGCGCGGCCGGCCTACATCGACGTGACGGACCCGGACCGGCCGGTCCTGGGGCCGCCGGCCCGGGAGGGCGGAGGGGGCTGATCCTCATCCGTCCGCCCTCCCGCCCGCCGCCGACCCGCGCCCGCGGAGCCGGCGTCGCCGGCGGGCGGCCCGCTCCGAGGCCGTCGGCCGCGACGGGGCGCGGCGCGTGGCCCTGTCGCCGGGGCGGCCCCACGGATTCGGGGGTTCGGCCCTTGGGTGCGGACGGGCCGCACCGGCGGATGGCCGCAGGACGGGCAGGGAACGCCGTGGGGGCGTGGAACTGTACGTTGAAGTTCCAAGGGATCCGCGGGCTCTGGCTCGTCTGCCGTCAAACCCTCGTCCCGGTATCGCGAACCCCGCGGACACCGGGCGATCCGGGAGGGTGCCGGGGTCTCCGGCACCGGGGAGGTTTTGGACCGTGCTCGAGTTCGACATGGAGAACCAACCCTTTGCCGTGATCAAGGTGGTCGGGGTGGGCGGCGGCGGGAACAACGCCGTCAACCGCATGATCGAGGCGGGGCTGCGGGGCGTGGAATTCCTGGCGGTGAACACCGACGCCCAGGCGCTGTCCACCTCGCTGGCGTCGGAGAAGATCCAGATCGGCCGGGAGGTGACCCGCGGCCTGGGGGCGGGCGCCGACCCGGAGATCGGCAAGAAGGCGGCGGAGGAGAGCCGCGAGGAGATCAAGGAGCGCCTCAAGGGCGCGGACATGGTCTTCATCACCGCCGGCATGGGCGGCGGCACCGGGACCGGTGCCTCGCCGGTCATCGCCGAGATCGCCACCGAGGTCGGGGCGCTCACGGTGGGGGTGGTGACCCGGCCCTTCTCCTTCGAGGGGCGCAAGCGGGCGGCCCAGGCGGAGATGGGCATCAACAACCTCAAGGCCAAGGTGGACACCCTGATCACCATCCCCAACGACCGCCTGCTGCAGGTGGTGGACAAGAAGACCTCGATCCTCCAGGCCTTCCGGGTGGCGGACGACGTGCTCCGGCAGGGCGTCCAGGGGATCTCCGACCTGATCGCGGTGCCGGGGCTGATCAACCTGGACTTCGCCGACGTGCGCACCATCATGATGAACACCGGCTCCGCCCTGATGGGCATCGGCGTCGGGCGGGGCGAGACCCGCGCCGTGGACGCCGCCCGCGCGGCCATCTCGAGCCCACTGCTGGAGGCCTCCATCGAAGGGGCCAAGGGGGTGCTGCTCAGCATCACCGGCGGCACCGACCTGGGCCTGTACGAGGTCAACGAGGCGGCGGAGATCATCGCCCAGGCGGCCGATCCCGACGCCAACATCATCTTCGGGGCGGTGATCGACGAGTCGCTGGAGGACGAGATCCGCGTGACGGTGATCGCCACGGGCTTCGATCCGAAGCCCGCGGCGCCGCCCGCCGAGCTGGACGACCTGCCCATCAAGCCGTTCACCGGGGACGACCTGGACATCCCCCACTTCCTGCGCCGACGGCCGCGCTCGGCGCGCTAGGCCGGGCGGGCCGGGCGCGGCGGCGTCCTGCGCGGGCCCCGCGGCCCGCGCAGGACGCCGCCGCGACAGCCCTCCACCCTTCCCGCAGGCACGGGTCGACATGTTTCCCCCAGCGCGGGCCGTATAATCAGACCGCCGGCGGCCGGGCCGCCGGCGGTCGTCGCGTGGTTCTACCATCCCGGCGACGGGCATAGGCATGGGATCGTGGCGATGGCGCAGCGGGGGCGACGCCCGTGCCGTACGTCTACCTGGACCTCTTCGTCCTGGTCAATGCGGTCGTCGACTACGCCCTCCTGGCCGCCACGGCCCAGGCGACCCAGGCGCGCACCAGCCGGGGGCGCCTGCTCCTGGCCACGGCCTGGGGGACCGCCTTCGCCTGCCTCGTCGCCCTGGCCCCCGACGGACCCTGGAGCCGCCTGCCGGGCATCGTGCTCGCCTCGACCGCCATGCTGCTGCTGGCCTTCTGGCCGGTGGCGCCCCGGCGGTTGCTGGCCCTGGCCGCGTGGTTCTACGGGCTGGCCTGCTTCGTCGCGGGCGGTGCGCTGGCGGTCCTCTCGCTGGTGGCCGGCCGCGGCCTGCCCGCCGGTGCCCCCGTCGTCGCCCTGGTGCCCGCGGTCGGGGCGGCCGTGGCTGCGGGCCGGTTCTTCTTCCAGGCGTGGCGCCGTCGCTCGCTGCCGGGACCGCTGTACGTCACCTTGC
The sequence above is drawn from the Thermaerobacter sp. FW80 genome and encodes:
- the murB gene encoding UDP-N-acetylmuramate dehydrogenase, which encodes MRVLLTGGGTGGHIYPALAIAAELRRRVPGCELLYVGTREGLESRIVPRAGLSFATVSARGLMRKAPREMLAGLVALMRGLWQADRILARFRPHVVVGTGGYVAAPVALAAVRRGIPLVIQEQNAVPGATNRLLARWARAVCVPFAEAGRFFPPGTPVVVTGNPVRPEILTVRRDEARARLGIGATEPVVLVTGGSRGAERINRAALELAVAMAGWPEGVLLWASGERYHGELRMRLERRLAAAGSQPARRVRLFPYIDDMPTAYAAADLYVGRAGATTLAEITARGLPAILVPSPHVAHHEQDENARVLARAGAAVVIPDGELTGARLVALVRELLADPARLAAMARASRQLGRPDATGAIVDRILDAVGAPVSVQGGLGAAGAGAGEPPAGTGHRVRPVCEPTGPAPSAQGAAGVKAAAKAAAGRAAGPGRAAAREGPAQESMAVDRETMARELQSRVKGPVRIGEPLARYTTFRIGGPADVLVEPVDEEDLARALAWARDHGVPVTLLGGGSNVLVPDEGLRGLVVRVGLDGIRWEDPDPQGRCGVVVGAGTVLARLVHEAARRGYQGLEPCAGIPGTVGGALVMNAGTRDGTIGQVVDWVRVVEPGGRLAVWPRERCGFTYRSSRMQVEGVPVVAARLVLAPGDRQAIAAAIRRYTAYRQRTQPLRYPNCGSVFKNPPGDASGRLIEACGLKGLRHGRAQISDQHANFIINLGGATAEDVLALMTTAWRCVRDRFGVVLEPEVRLLGSLARRWPPDPVAPAGSSDPNQA
- a CDS encoding cell division protein FtsQ/DivIB, with the translated sequence MVPEGTSRWALEVRRRRLRARRLVAGAGVAALLLGLYLFMSSPYFVLDHLRIRGYQRLDPATVRELAGIPPGTLIWRVDPNAVARRLEAHPRVAGAVVRREWPRGLVIELRERATVAVLVDRDGPRWAELDAQGRILASGRGEPPRPAAPAAGGGWRAGAPPTEGGDGAGAGDGADAVPVLVWDAPSAGDARSAVPPIAWEPGRFVPDPLARAAAVAAALEAARLPEPVVRLVARPGGLLEVQLVSGIRVHWGRSDVAPSAKVRALTAVLAAVDRDAAARPAYIDVTDPDRPVLGPPAREGGGG
- the ftsZ gene encoding cell division protein FtsZ produces the protein MLEFDMENQPFAVIKVVGVGGGGNNAVNRMIEAGLRGVEFLAVNTDAQALSTSLASEKIQIGREVTRGLGAGADPEIGKKAAEESREEIKERLKGADMVFITAGMGGGTGTGASPVIAEIATEVGALTVGVVTRPFSFEGRKRAAQAEMGINNLKAKVDTLITIPNDRLLQVVDKKTSILQAFRVADDVLRQGVQGISDLIAVPGLINLDFADVRTIMMNTGSALMGIGVGRGETRAVDAARAAISSPLLEASIEGAKGVLLSITGGTDLGLYEVNEAAEIIAQAADPDANIIFGAVIDESLEDEIRVTVIATGFDPKPAAPPAELDDLPIKPFTGDDLDIPHFLRRRPRSAR